One window from the genome of Trabulsiella odontotermitis encodes:
- a CDS encoding PTS sugar transporter subunit IIB produces the protein MKNIVLCCAAGMSTSMLVQRMKDAAQKKGVEVSIKAVPVAEFKDNIATADIVLLGPQVKYELAKLQAQAEPLGKKVAVIDMMDYGMMKGDAVLDKALKLME, from the coding sequence ATGAAGAACATTGTTTTATGCTGTGCCGCCGGGATGTCCACCAGCATGCTGGTTCAACGTATGAAAGATGCGGCCCAGAAAAAAGGCGTGGAAGTCTCCATCAAGGCCGTGCCGGTGGCTGAGTTTAAGGACAACATCGCCACGGCAGATATTGTCCTGCTGGGCCCGCAGGTAAAATACGAGCTGGCAAAACTCCAGGCGCAGGCCGAACCGCTGGGTAAGAAGGTCGCGGTCATCGACATGATGGATTACGGCATGATGAAAGGCGACGCTGTGCTTGATAAAGCGCTAAAACTGATGGAGTAA
- a CDS encoding PTS lactose/cellobiose transporter subunit IIA, whose translation MEDLETTIMELLVNAGAARSSALTALQMARRGEFANAEKAMEESREFVKHAHTIQTKLIGLDEGTGKLPVNLITVHSQDHLMNAMVIQDLAGDMIELYRRLPPAQ comes from the coding sequence ATGGAAGATCTAGAAACTACGATCATGGAGTTGCTGGTAAATGCAGGTGCCGCTCGCAGTTCTGCCCTCACCGCGTTGCAAATGGCGCGCAGGGGTGAGTTTGCGAATGCGGAAAAAGCGATGGAAGAGTCGCGCGAATTTGTTAAGCACGCGCATACCATCCAGACGAAACTGATTGGGCTCGACGAAGGCACCGGAAAGCTGCCGGTGAATCTGATTACCGTTCACTCGCAGGATCACCTGATGAACGCCATGGTGATTCAGGACCTGGCTGGCGACATGATTGAACTTTACCGCCGTCTGCCACCCGCGCAGTAA
- the rpoC gene encoding DNA-directed RNA polymerase subunit beta', producing the protein MKDLLKFLKAQTKTEEFDAIKIALASPDMIRSWSFGEVKKPETINYRTFKPERDGLFCARIFGPVKDYECLCGKYKRLKHRGVICEKCGVEVTQTKVRRERMGHIELASPTAHIWFLKSLPSRIGLLLDMPLRDIERVLYFESYVVIEGGMTNLERNQILTEEQYLDALEEFGDEFDAKMGAEAIQALLKSMDLEQECETLREELNETNSETKRKKLTKRIKLLEAFVQSGNKPEWMILTVLPVLPPDLRPLVPLDGGRFATSDLNDLYRRVINRNNRLKRLLDLAAPDIIVRNEKRMLQEAVDALLDNGRRGRAITGSNKRPLKSLADMIKGKQGRFRQNLLGKRVDYSGRSVITVGPYLRLHQCGLPKKMALELFKPFIYGKLELRGLATTIKAAKKMVEREEAVVWDILDEVIREHPVLLNRAPTLHRLGIQAFEPVLIEGKAIQLHPLVCAAYNADFDGDQMAVHVPLTLEAQLEARALMMSTNNILSPANGEPIIVPSQDVVLGLYYMTRDCVNAKGEGMVLTGPKEAERIYRAGLASLHARVKVRITEYEKDANGEFVAKTSLKDTTIGRSILWMIVPKGLPFSIVNQALGKKAISKMLNTCYRILGLKPTVIFADQTMYTGFAYAARSGASVGIDDMVIPAKKHEIISEAEAEVAEIQEQFQSGLVTAGERYNKVIDIWAAANDRVSKAMMDNLQTETVINREGKEEQQVSFNSIYMMADSGARGSAAQIRQLAGMRGLMAKPDGSIIETPITANFREGLNVLQYFISTHGARKGLADTALKTANSGYLTRRLVDVAQDLVVTEDDCGTLEGITMTPVIEGGDVKEPLRDRVLGRVTAEDVLKPGTADILVPRNTLLNEQWCDQLEANSVDSVKVRSVVSCDTDFGVCAHCYGRDLARGHIINKGEAIGVIAAQSIGEPGTQLTMRTFHIGGAASRAAAESSIQVKNKGSIKLSNAKSVVNSAGKLVVTSRNTELKLIDEFGRTKESYKVPYGAVMAKGDGEQVAGGETVANWDPHTMPVITEVAGFIRFTDMIDGQTITRQTDELTGLSSLVVLDSAERTTGGKDLRPALKIVDAQGNDVLIPGTDMPAQYFLPGKAIVQLEDGVQISSGDTLARIPQESGGTKDITGGLPRVADLFEARRPKEPAILAEISGIISFGKETKGKRRLVITPVDGSDPYEEMIPKWRQLNVFEGERVERGDVVSDGPEAPHDILRLRGVHAVTRYIVNEVQDVYRLQGVKINDKHIEVIVRQMLRKATIVNAGSSEFLEGEQVEYSRVKIANRDLEANGKIGATFARDLLGITKASLATESFISAASFQETTRVLTEAAVAGKRDELRGLKENVIVGRLIPAGTGYAYHQDRMRRRAAGELPAAPQVTAEDASASLAELLNAGLGGSDNE; encoded by the coding sequence GTGAAAGACTTATTAAAGTTTCTGAAAGCGCAAACTAAAACCGAAGAGTTTGATGCGATCAAAATTGCTCTGGCTTCGCCAGACATGATCCGTTCATGGTCTTTCGGTGAAGTTAAAAAGCCGGAAACCATTAACTACCGTACGTTCAAACCTGAGCGTGACGGTCTGTTCTGTGCTCGTATTTTCGGGCCAGTCAAAGACTATGAGTGCCTGTGCGGTAAGTACAAGCGCCTGAAACACCGTGGCGTGATCTGTGAGAAGTGCGGCGTTGAAGTGACCCAGACCAAAGTGCGTCGCGAGCGCATGGGCCACATCGAGCTGGCGTCTCCGACTGCGCATATCTGGTTCCTGAAATCACTGCCGTCCCGTATCGGTCTGCTGCTTGATATGCCGCTGCGCGATATCGAACGCGTACTGTACTTCGAATCTTATGTCGTTATCGAAGGCGGTATGACCAACCTGGAACGCAACCAGATCCTGACTGAAGAACAGTATCTGGACGCGCTGGAAGAGTTCGGTGACGAATTCGACGCGAAGATGGGTGCGGAAGCTATCCAGGCCTTGCTGAAGAGCATGGATCTGGAGCAAGAGTGTGAAACTCTGCGCGAAGAGCTGAACGAAACCAACTCCGAAACCAAGCGTAAAAAGCTGACCAAGCGCATCAAGCTGCTGGAAGCGTTCGTACAGTCTGGCAACAAGCCGGAGTGGATGATCCTGACCGTTCTGCCGGTTCTGCCGCCAGATCTGCGTCCGCTGGTTCCGCTGGATGGCGGTCGTTTCGCCACGTCGGATCTGAACGATCTGTATCGTCGCGTGATCAACCGTAACAACCGTCTGAAACGTCTGCTGGATCTGGCTGCGCCGGATATCATCGTACGTAACGAAAAGCGTATGCTGCAGGAAGCGGTAGATGCCTTGCTGGATAACGGTCGTCGCGGTCGTGCGATCACCGGTTCCAACAAGCGTCCGCTGAAATCGCTGGCTGACATGATCAAAGGTAAGCAGGGTCGTTTCCGTCAGAACCTGCTCGGTAAGCGTGTTGACTACTCCGGTCGTTCTGTTATCACCGTAGGTCCATACCTGCGTCTGCATCAGTGCGGTCTGCCGAAGAAAATGGCGCTGGAACTGTTCAAACCGTTCATTTACGGCAAGCTGGAACTGCGTGGCCTCGCCACCACCATCAAAGCTGCTAAGAAGATGGTTGAGCGTGAAGAAGCGGTCGTATGGGATATCCTGGATGAAGTTATCCGTGAGCACCCGGTACTGCTGAACCGTGCACCAACGCTTCACCGTCTGGGTATCCAGGCGTTTGAACCGGTTCTGATCGAAGGTAAAGCTATCCAGCTGCACCCGCTGGTTTGTGCGGCATACAACGCCGACTTCGATGGTGACCAGATGGCTGTTCACGTACCGCTGACGCTGGAAGCCCAGCTCGAAGCGCGTGCGCTGATGATGTCTACCAACAACATCCTGTCTCCGGCGAACGGCGAACCTATCATCGTTCCGTCTCAGGACGTTGTACTGGGTCTGTATTACATGACCCGTGACTGTGTTAACGCCAAAGGCGAAGGTATGGTGCTGACTGGCCCGAAAGAAGCTGAGCGTATTTATCGCGCTGGCCTGGCCTCTCTGCATGCGCGCGTTAAAGTGCGTATCACTGAATACGAAAAAGATGCCAACGGCGAATTCGTGGCGAAAACCAGCCTGAAAGACACGACTATCGGTCGTTCTATTCTGTGGATGATCGTACCGAAAGGTCTGCCTTTCTCCATCGTCAACCAGGCGCTGGGCAAGAAAGCGATCTCCAAAATGCTGAACACCTGTTACCGCATTCTGGGCCTGAAACCGACCGTTATTTTTGCTGACCAGACGATGTACACCGGCTTTGCTTATGCAGCGCGTTCAGGTGCTTCCGTTGGTATCGATGACATGGTCATCCCGGCGAAAAAACACGAAATCATCAGCGAAGCGGAAGCGGAAGTTGCTGAGATTCAGGAGCAGTTCCAGTCTGGTCTGGTAACCGCTGGCGAACGCTACAACAAAGTTATCGATATCTGGGCTGCGGCGAACGATCGTGTATCCAAAGCGATGATGGATAACCTGCAAACTGAAACCGTCATTAACCGTGAAGGTAAAGAAGAGCAGCAGGTTTCTTTCAACAGCATCTACATGATGGCCGACTCCGGTGCGCGTGGTTCTGCGGCACAGATTCGTCAGCTGGCTGGTATGCGTGGTCTGATGGCGAAGCCGGATGGCTCCATCATCGAAACGCCGATCACCGCGAACTTCCGTGAAGGTCTGAACGTACTCCAGTACTTCATCTCCACCCACGGTGCTCGTAAAGGTCTGGCGGATACCGCACTGAAAACCGCGAACTCCGGTTATCTGACGCGTCGTCTGGTTGACGTTGCGCAGGATCTGGTGGTGACCGAAGACGACTGTGGCACGCTGGAAGGCATCACCATGACCCCGGTTATCGAGGGTGGCGATGTTAAAGAGCCGCTGCGCGATCGCGTTCTGGGTCGTGTGACCGCTGAAGATGTTCTGAAGCCGGGGACGGCGGATATTCTGGTTCCGCGTAACACGCTGCTCAACGAACAGTGGTGTGATCAGCTGGAAGCGAACTCCGTTGACTCTGTCAAAGTGCGTTCCGTTGTATCCTGTGACACCGACTTTGGTGTATGTGCGCACTGCTACGGTCGTGACCTGGCGCGTGGCCACATCATCAACAAAGGTGAAGCTATCGGCGTTATCGCGGCACAGTCCATCGGTGAGCCGGGTACACAGCTGACGATGCGTACGTTCCACATCGGTGGTGCGGCATCTCGTGCGGCTGCTGAATCCAGCATCCAGGTGAAAAACAAAGGTAGCATCAAGCTCAGCAACGCGAAGTCGGTTGTGAACTCTGCCGGTAAACTGGTAGTGACCTCCCGTAACACCGAGCTGAAGCTGATCGACGAATTCGGTCGTACCAAAGAGAGCTATAAAGTGCCTTACGGCGCGGTGATGGCGAAAGGTGATGGCGAGCAGGTTGCCGGCGGTGAAACCGTTGCAAACTGGGATCCGCACACCATGCCGGTTATCACCGAAGTGGCGGGTTTCATCCGCTTCACCGATATGATCGACGGCCAGACCATTACGCGTCAGACCGACGAACTGACCGGTCTCTCTTCACTGGTGGTTCTGGATTCCGCAGAACGTACCACGGGTGGTAAAGACCTGCGTCCGGCACTGAAAATCGTTGATGCTCAGGGCAATGATGTTCTGATCCCTGGCACCGATATGCCGGCTCAGTACTTCCTGCCGGGTAAAGCGATTGTTCAGCTGGAAGATGGCGTTCAGATCAGTTCTGGTGACACCCTGGCGCGTATTCCGCAGGAATCCGGCGGTACCAAGGATATTACCGGTGGTCTGCCGCGCGTTGCGGATCTGTTCGAAGCTCGTCGCCCGAAAGAGCCGGCGATTCTGGCAGAAATCAGCGGTATCATTTCCTTCGGTAAAGAAACCAAAGGCAAACGCCGTCTGGTGATCACGCCGGTTGATGGTAGCGATCCGTACGAAGAGATGATCCCGAAATGGCGTCAGCTCAACGTGTTTGAAGGTGAACGTGTCGAACGTGGTGACGTGGTTTCCGACGGTCCGGAAGCGCCGCACGATATCCTGCGTCTGCGTGGTGTTCACGCGGTAACGCGTTACATCGTCAACGAAGTGCAGGACGTTTACCGTCTGCAGGGCGTTAAGATCAACGATAAACACATTGAAGTTATCGTTCGTCAGATGCTGCGTAAAGCCACCATCGTGAACGCGGGCAGTTCCGAGTTCCTCGAAGGTGAGCAGGTTGAATACTCTCGCGTTAAGATCGCTAATCGCGATCTGGAAGCGAATGGCAAAATCGGTGCGACCTTCGCCCGTGACCTGCTGGGTATCACCAAAGCGTCTCTGGCAACCGAGTCCTTCATCTCTGCGGCGTCGTTCCAGGAAACGACTCGCGTTCTGACCGAAGCCGCTGTTGCGGGTAAACGCGACGAACTGCGCGGTCTGAAAGAGAACGTTATCGTGGGTCGTCTGATCCCGGCCGGTACCGGTTATGCGTACCATCAGGATCGCATGCGCCGTCGTGCTGCGGGTGAACTCCCGGCTGCACCGCAAGTGACTGCTGAAGACGCTTCTGCCAGCCTGGCAGAGCTGCTGAACGCAGGCCTGGGCGGTTCTGATAACGAGTAA